The Pelorhabdus rhamnosifermentans genome has a segment encoding these proteins:
- a CDS encoding helix-turn-helix domain-containing protein produces the protein MDIGARIRELRKLKNLTTKELADMTNISQPVISRLETNNRAADIDLIKSICSALEISLADFFAVETTALDPSLKRLLLAAEKLTEEERDQLTTFILTLKNDK, from the coding sequence ATGGATATTGGTGCTCGTATAAGAGAACTACGTAAACTTAAAAACTTAACAACCAAAGAGTTAGCTGATATGACTAATATTTCTCAACCTGTTATTAGTAGATTAGAAACTAATAACAGAGCCGCCGACATTGATTTAATAAAAAGTATCTGCTCTGCATTAGAAATTTCTTTAGCAGATTTTTTCGCAGTTGAAACTACAGCTCTTGATCCGTCATTAAAACGCCTTTTGCTCGCTGCTGAAAAACTTACTGAAGAAGAGCGCGACCAACTAACTACATTCATCCTGACTCTAAAAAATGATAAGTAA
- a CDS encoding helix-turn-helix domain-containing protein, with protein sequence MFNREIFATRLKALRETNGLSTQKLATALGLKSKGGITQFEKAMTSPSADTLVAMSNYFNVSLDYLAGLSDKPERK encoded by the coding sequence ATGTTTAATAGAGAAATTTTCGCTACACGATTAAAGGCTCTCAGAGAAACTAACGGGCTTTCAACTCAAAAACTAGCAACCGCTTTAGGATTAAAAAGCAAAGGTGGAATTACCCAATTCGAGAAGGCTATGACTTCACCCTCTGCCGATACTCTTGTAGCTATGTCCAATTATTTCAATGTATCGTTGGACTACTTGGCTGGCTTATCCGACAAACCAGAAAGAAAATGA